In the Longimicrobiaceae bacterium genome, one interval contains:
- a CDS encoding phage baseplate assembly protein V: MGFDLFGGGIAAPAFGACHLAEVVSVQDPESLARVQVRLLGFDGVGEQDAPVWARVASPFAGAEKGGFFIPDVGDEVLVVFVNGDPRFPIVAGGLWSGANKPPESLPGSSVDRWTIKSKGGSRIAIVEESSPTITIETPGGVTGTFTDEGGGKVEIKAAGTTVTIDSKGVTVDSPGKVKMTCSQLEVSAGMVKVDAAMSTFSGMVKCDILQATTVIGSTYTPGAGNVW; encoded by the coding sequence ATGGGCTTCGACCTGTTTGGGGGAGGGATCGCGGCGCCGGCGTTCGGCGCGTGCCACCTGGCCGAGGTGGTCTCGGTGCAGGACCCCGAGAGCCTGGCGCGGGTGCAGGTGCGCCTGCTGGGCTTCGACGGCGTGGGCGAGCAGGACGCGCCGGTGTGGGCCCGCGTCGCATCTCCCTTCGCAGGTGCGGAGAAGGGCGGCTTCTTCATCCCCGACGTGGGCGACGAGGTGCTGGTGGTCTTCGTCAACGGCGACCCGCGCTTCCCCATCGTGGCCGGCGGCCTGTGGAGCGGCGCGAACAAGCCGCCGGAGTCGCTGCCCGGCTCGTCGGTCGACCGGTGGACGATCAAGAGCAAGGGCGGCAGCCGCATCGCCATCGTCGAGGAGTCGTCGCCCACCATCACCATCGAGACGCCGGGCGGGGTGACGGGCACGTTCACCGACGAGGGCGGCGGCAAGGTGGAGATCAAGGCCGCGGGCACCACGGTGACCATCGACAGCAAGGGCGTGACGGTGGACAGCCCCGGGAAGGTGAAGATGACGTGCAGCCAGCTCGAGGTGAGCGCGGGGATGGTGAAGGTGGATGCGGCGATGTCCACCTTCTCGGGCATGGTCAAGTGCGACATCCTGCAGGCGACCACCGTGATCGGGAGCACCTACACGCCGGGAGCGGGCAACGTATGGTAG